Below is a genomic region from Caballeronia sp. SBC1.
GGCGATGACCGGCTGCACGCCGGCGACACAGCGCACACGCCAGCGGGGGCTGGAGCAGTTCGTGAAGTGGTTCGATACGCGGGGCTTGAGCCAGCCCGAAGAGATTACGCGGGCGGTGCTGGAGACGTGGCAGCGGCATCTTTATTTGCATCGAAAGACGGACGGTCACGCGTTGGCGATCCGCACACAGCATACGTTGCTGGTGGCGGTAAAGGGGCTGTGCCGGTGGCTCGCCCGGCAGCGGTACGTGCAGTACAACGCGGGCTCGGAACTGGTGCTGCCGAGAAAGCCGCACGCGTTGCCCAAGGTGGTGCTGTCGGTGGCACAGGTCGAGGCGCTGATGGGGAAGCCGGATCTGGAGTCGGTGACGGGCATGCGCGATCGGGCGTTGCTGGAGGTGCTGTACAGCACGGGGATGCGCCGGATGGAGATCGCGCAGTTGCAGCTGGGCGATATCGACCTGGATACGCGCACGATTGCGATCCGGCAGGGTAAAGGCCGGCGTGACCGGTTCGTGCCGGTTGGCGAGCGTGCGTGCGCGTGGGTTGAGCGTTATCTGCTCGAGGAGCGCACGGCGCTGGTGGTGCATACGGAGCAATGGTCGCTGTTCCTGACGGACTACGGGACGGCGTTCACGCTGGGACAACTGAGCGCGATCGTGACGCGGTACATGCGCCGTGCGGGAATCGATAAAGGCTCGTGCCACGCGCTGCGCCATGCGTGCGCGACGCACATGCTGGATAACGGCGCGGACGTGCGGTTCATCCAGATGCTGCTGGGGCATGCGGATCTGACGAGCACGCAGATTTACACGCACGTGTCGATTGGCAAGCTTCGGGAGATTCATGCGGCGACGCACCCGGCCGGGCTGGATGCTGCTTCTCTCCCCATGGGGCTACCTCCGGGTCGTAGCTGCCATTGAGGCGGAGGCGGACGATGACGACGGCGACGAAGTGAGCGACGAAGAGTCAAAGACGCGAACAGATCCACGCAAAGTTCGTAACGGGTAACGGGACGCGTGCGCCCAAAACAGCGCTCAGGTGCGCACTTCGTGTTCGATAGCGCGTTCGATGAGTTGGTTGAGGCTAATGCCCTCAGCCGCAGCCGTTTCGACAGCACGTGCATGAAGCTCGGGATCGATGCGGGCATTGAAGCGGCCGGAGAAATGGCGCACCGGATCGATACCGTTCTCGCGGCAGACGTCGAGGAATACGGCCAAGGACTTGGCTCCCTCGGTCTTGAGCGTGGGGATGTCGCTCGCGTAGAAGTCTGCGCCGCCGTTGAGGCCAAGGAATTCGCCGCGCAGCATGTCAGTGTCCGGGTCGTAGGTGACGACGGCACGATAGTTGTCGATGCTCAGGATGTTCATGGTTTTACTCCGTTCGATTCGAGCCACTTGCGCACGCTGGCGATGGCACCTTTATCGGTAGTTGGCCGGGGATGCGGGCGGTGATAGACCTGCACTTGGCCAAACAGTACGACCGCGATCCGCGAGCCTTCGCGTTCGGTGATGGTGGCGCCCAGTTCGAGAAAAAGCGCCTCGATATCGGCCCAGCGCACGTTGGCCGAGACGGGGCGTGCAAAGATGAGTTCAAGGGTCTTGGTGTGGGCTCGTTTCATGGCTATATGGTACTACAAAATGGTACCGTGTTGAGTGCGTGATACGAAGCTCGCAAGAAGTGATCGACGATGAAAGGCGATGTCAGAAGAACGAAGAGTCAACGACATATCCAGAGAGACGAATAAAGGCGCACAGGCATCGTGTGCGGGCCTTGCGGCCCGAAGGCTAAGAATGTCCAGCGGCCTTGCGGCCGGGGAACGAGGCCGGGGGTAAATTGGCCTTGCGGCCAATTGAACATAACGCTTGGAAATTAGCGCTGGGCGCCGGGTAGGTGCGCGTTGCGCCCTGTCCCGTCGCCCATCGCTAATTTGCGTTATGTCTGGCGCCCCCGGCCGAGTCACGCGCGTGCGCGCTTGAAGAGATCAGGGCCGCGTGGCGGCCGACGTGGAGTACGCAAGACCAAGCCATGCAAGGCGCTTCGCGCAGGACATAACAGGGGCCGCGTCGCGGCCAACCAATGGAATGAGCCCGGCCCGCCCGGGCCGTCTGCTGCGCTCGGGCTTCGGCCGCTGTGCGGCCTCTCGCTCCGTGCTCGCAGCCCTCCACCCGTCCGCCCCCAAGGGGCTCCCCATCCAGCCGTTACTGCGTAACGGAAAACCCACCGATACGAACAGGCAAAAGCCACGGCGTTTTACATGCGGTGCAAGCCTAAAACCCGTCTTGCACCGCATGGCCCAGCGTCGAGAACCGGGTGACCGTCAAGGCCAAGCCCTGCGGGCGCTGCGCGGCCTTGACGGGGTCGGCGTTGGTGGAGTCGTTGAGTGATCGGGGGAGTTGTTCACGCGTCGGTGCGCGACGGCCGAACCCCGAAAACGAACTTGTTTCGAGATGCGAAACAATGGAAACTCGCGTCTGGAAAAATTCTCTCCGTAATGCAGGCGATATCGCGGGAAAGCTTGCCAGATAAGGGAAAGCGTCCTGCGCGAGGGGAATGTGCGTCAAAGCAAACAGATTTGGGGCTGTACTATTACAAGGCCCGGATGTACTCGCCGACGTTGGGGAGGTTCCTGCAGACGGATCCGGTGGGGTACGCGGATGACCTGAACTGGTATGCGTATGCGGGCAATAACCCGATCAACTTCAGCGATCCGACAGGGTTAGCGGCCTGCTCTGAAAAGTCGGCACTTACGGATATGGCGCTGGGTGGACCGCCAAAACTTGACAGCAGCGGCTGCATTTCGACAGGTGGGCCAAGTGTTTGCTTAGGGGTGGCAAGTGTTAAAGAAGTTAGCAGTGCTTTGGCGGGCGCGGTTAACTCAGCCGTTCGGGCAGTGTCTGGTCCGGTGTACGCGACCACAAAAGAGGCGACGGCTGCCGCGGAAGCACTTGGATTTAGCAAAACCTCGGCAGTGGTAAATGGTCAAGCCGTTTACCGAGACGGGAATCGTTTTATCACTAGGGATATTGACGGGCATAATGGAGGAGCATGGAAAATGGCCGATTCTGTTCAGAATTTGATGTCCAAAGATACGCGGCTGGGAACATTTGGTGCTGATTTGACCTATATAGGAAAATAGTATGCAAACGGACAATCCGAAGTTTCCGGAATGGAAATATCGCGGAAAATCGATTCGCGGGCTTATTCAAGAGCTTCAACGATTCGAGGATCAAGAGATAGAAGTGCAAATTTCAATTGATGACGGTGACACTAGAAAGCCTATCAGTTTGGTCCAGAATAGTCGCGGACAGTGTCTTTTAGTGTACTGCGGCGATTAAGTCTTGTGTGCGTGAAGTAAAACCTGTGGCCGCTGAAGCGGCCACAGGCATTTCAGCCGTGGTTGTTGAAAAATATCAAGACTGGAAAACTATCACGACGCGCGGATCGTCGACCGTGATCGACTGGTAGAGCGCCTGCTGCGCCGGATCGTAAAGAGCAATGCCGGTTTCGAGCTGCCGGATGGCGTCGCCGAACAAACCGAGTGGGTGGCACGGGCCGCGTCAGCGGCCCTTTGTTGTTTTAAGCGGCGGTAATGATGAGTTTGCCGTGTTCGACGGTGATGCGCACTTGCTGGCCGGGGAGGAATCCGGCGTGCTCAATCCAGAGCCCGGAGAGCTTGATCCAGGGGTAAAGCTTGGGCGGCTTGTTCAGGTGTGAAGGCCAGGCTTGGCGAAGAGACTGCTGAACCTTGACGGAGCGTTCAGGAAATCCAGCGGCTGCTTTATGATTGGCGTTAGCCATGGTCAACTCCTTGAGTGAGTTGGTGGTGGTCAGCGGGCGGTGAGTGTTAGCGCACTCATCGCCCGCGCTTCGTTTACGGTTTCTACCTCTGCTTCGTGATCCGCCTATCGCCGGCGGTTCATGACCTTCTGAACCTGCGTCTTCCTGACGAAACTGTCTATCACCAGAATCAACGCCTGCTGCTCGGCATCGGGCAAGCTGTCCACCTGTTGGTAGAGGTTCAATAACTCGTGATTGTGAATCTTGGGCTCGGCCGGAGCGGGCGTTCGCCCGGCCAGTTCATCGAGCGTGATCTGCAAGATATCGGCGATCCGCACGACGGTATCGAACTGGGGCGTTGCCAGGCCGCGTTCCCAGCGGTTATAGACACGAGGGTTCACTTCCAGTAGCTCAGCGAGGCGCGCCTGGGTGATCTGTCTCGCGGAGCGCAACAGGCGAAGTCGTTCAGCAAAGACGGACATATCAACGCATCCCAGCGAAAAAAGAGATGCAGCCATTCTAAGTACCCCCTCTGAGCCGACTTGCTATTAATCCACTATACAGTGTATTGTTAACTCTATCAATTAGAGTATTGACAGGTTTTTAGCATAAGGACGATCCATGGCCCGTATTCCCGAAACTGAGCTTGAGCGCATGAAGGCCGAGGTGTCGGTCGAGCAGCTCGTGCGTGCGCACGGGATTGAGCTGGCGAAGTCGGGGAAGGACTGGCGTGGGCGCTGTCCGTTTCATGCTGACGGCACGCCGTCTCTGGTGGTGACGCCGTTGAAAAACCTGTGGCACTGCTTTGGCTGCGGGATCGGTGGGGGACCGGTGGATTGGGTCATGAAGGCGAACGGGATCTCGTTTCGGCACGCGGTGGAGTTGCTGCGGGAGGGGATTCCTTCCTTAGCCGCTATCGGGCCGGTGCGCTCGACGGTGCGGGTGCTGGAGTCGCCGGTGTCGGTGAGCGCGGACGACGCGGCGCTGCTTGACCAGGTGGTGGACTATTACCATCAGACGTTGAAGGGCTCGCCCGAGGCGCTTGCGTATCTGGAGAAGCGCGGGATTGCGGGGGCGGCGGATCACTTCAAATTGGGGTTTGCGAACCGGACGCTGGGCTTGCGTTTGCCGCTGAAGAACCGCGGTGCGGGCGATGCGATCCGCAGCCGCTTGCAGCACATTGGCGTGATCCGCGAGAGCGGGCATGAGCATTTGAACGGCAGCATCGTGTTCAACTGGCGTGACGAAGCGGGGCACGTTGCGGGCTTGTACGGGCGCAAGATTGGCGAGGGCCTGCGCGCGGGGACGGCTTATCACCTGTACCTGGCCGGGCCGCGCCGGGGCGTGTTCAACGCCGAGGGCTTGCGTGGTCAGAAGGAAGTGATCCTGTGCGAGTCGGTGATCGATGCGCTGACGTTCTGGTGCGCGGGATATCGGAACGTGACGGCGTCGTGGGGCGTGGAGGGGTTCACGGCGGATCACCTGGCGTTGATCCACGAGCTGGGGCTTGAGCGCGTGGTGATTGCGTATGACCGGGACGAAGCAGGTGATGCGGCAGCGGTGAAGCTGGCTGAGCGGTTGATGGAAGAAGGGTTCGGGTGTTACCGGTTGCGGTTCCCGCACGGGCTGGATGCGAACGAATACGCGCTGAAGGTGAGCCCGGCGGTGAAAAGTTTAGGCGTGCTGATCCGTAGCGCCGAGTGGCTGGGCAATGGGAAAGGGCCGGTGCGTAGCGTGGCGTCAATGGCGGTGAAATCAGCCGTTCAGGAAGTCCAGGCGTTACGCGGTAACGGAGATGATGCGCCTGCCCCCGCTCCTCTCTTAGTGGCTAAATTAGCGGCTAAAGAAGAGCCGGAACCCGAGGCAGTGCAAGCCGAAGTGACGCAAGCTGACGTGGCACAAGCCGAAGCGCCGGAGATCGCAACGGTTGCGGCCAGCGTTGCGCCTGCCGCGCCGGCACTTGCTCTCGAATGCGTGGTGAGCGACGCGGAGATTGTGTTCACGTTGGGCGCGGTGCGGTATCGGGTGCGCGGGTTTGATGCGAAGGCCGCGGGCCTCTTGAAAGTGAACGTGCTGGCCAGCTGCCGCGAATGGTTCCACGTCGACACGTTCGACCTGTATCACGCGAAAGCGCGGGCGAATTACGTGGCGCGAGCGGCGGCTGAATTGCGGCTAAAGGAAGAGACGGTGAAGGCCGATCTGGGGCGCATGTTGCTGAAGCTGGAGATGTTGCAGGGGGCGGCTGCTGCGCCCGCGACCGGGGTGCAGATGAGCGCGGCCGACGAGCGCGCGGCGCTGGGGTTGCTGCGCGAGCCGGAGCTGCTTGCGCGGATCCTGGCCGACTTCGCCGCGTGTGGCGTGGTGGGTGAGGAGACGAACAAGATCGTGGGATATCTGGCGGCTGTTTCCAGAAAACTCGACGCGCCGCTGGCGGTGGTGATCCAGAGCTCGAGCGCGGCGGGCAAGAGTTCATTGATGGACGCGGTGCTGGCGTTCGTGCCGGAGGAGGAGCGGATCAAGTACAGCGCCATGACGGGGCAGAGCCTGTTCTATATGGGCGAGACGAACCTGAAGCACAAGGTGCTGGCGATCTGCGAGGAGGAGGGGGCGAGCCGTGCGGCGTATGCGCTCAAGCTCTTGCAGTCCGATGGCGAACTGACGATTGCGAGCACGGGCAAGGATGCGCAGACGGGCAACCTGGTCACGCAGGAATACCGGGTGGAAGGGCCGGTGTCGATCATGCTGACGACGACCGCCATCGAGATCGATGAAGAGTTATTGAACCGGTGTCTGATTCTGACGGTGGACGAAGGGCGTGAGCAGACCGAGGCGATTCATCGGCTGCAACGGCAGAAGAGAACGCTCGGCGGCTTGAAGCTGAAAACGCAGAAGGAACAAATTCTGGCGTTACACCGTAACGCTCAAAGATTGTTAAAACCGTTGGCGGTGGTGAACCCGTTTGCGGACCAGTTGACGTTCCTGTCGGACAAGACGCGCATGCGGCGTGATCATGAAAAGTACCTGACCCTGATCGACACGATCGCGCTGCTGCACCAGCACCAGCGAGAGGTCAAAACGGTGCGGCACGCCGGAGCGGAGCTCGCGTACATCGAGGTGATGGTCGCCGATATTGCGAGCGCGAACGCGCTGGTGCATGAGGTCTTGGGGCGCAGTCTTGACGAGTTGCCGCCGGTGACGCGGCGAGTGCTGGAGCAGATTGTGTGCGCGGTGAAGGGCAAGCCGTTGCCGCGCGAGTCGGTGCGGTTCAGCCGGCGGGAAGTGCGGGAGTGGACGGGCGCGAGCGACACGCAGGCGCGCGCCCACCTTGAACGTTTGGTCGATCTCGAATACTTGCTGACGCATCGGGGCAAGCGCGGCCAGAGCTTTGAATATGAACTGGTCTATGACGGCGACGGGAGCAGTGCGACCCATCTTGCGGGGCTGCTGGATATCGATACGAATCAGAGTTCGCGGGGGCAAGAGGGTGTCAGCGGCGGCGTCAATTTCAAGTAAAACGGACGGTTTGAAACTCACCATGGCGAGATGATCAAGTGGTGGGTTCAGGATCACTCTGGTCTTTCATGCGATAGCTTTTGCCTTCGATGACGACGGTCTCGGCATGATGGAGGACGCGATCGAGCAACGCGGAGGTCAGCGTGCTGTCGTGGTTGAAGATCTCGGCCCAGTGCTTAAACGCTCGATTTGAACTGAGGATTGTTGCGCCATGCTCGTACCGCTGACTGATGATCTGGAACAGCGCGTCGGCACCCTGTTTATCGATGGGTAAATATCCCAGCTCATCGACGATGAGCACGCGCGGTTTGACGTAGCGGCGCAGTTCACGCTTGAGCCCGCCATGCGCGTATGCGGCGTTCACCGAGTTGATGATATCGACCGCGGTGGCGAAGAGTACAGAGTAGCCGCGCAGACAGGCGGTATGTCCGAGCGCGATACTCAAATGGCTCTTGCCGAGCCCGACGCCACCGAGGAAGATCACGTTGGCTCGCTCTTCGATGAAGTTCAGGCGAAACAGATTCTGGATCTGCAGCCGATTGATCTTGCTGGGCCAATTCCATTCGAATTGATCGAGCGTCTTGAGCACCGGGAAACGGGCGAGCGCGACCCGCCGAGCAATACTGCGATCCTCGCGTTGATGCGCTTCACCTTCGATCAGGTTCGCTAAATAGTCGACATGCGACCAGTGCTGCGCCGCCGCCTCGGTGGCCAACGCCTCGTAATGTTGCAGCACGTAGCCCAGATGTAGTCCCGTGAGCTGCGTGCGCAACGGATCGATGGCGAGTTCGCTCGGGTGCGCGATTGTGGTGTTACGTTGAGCTTTCGTCGTCATGGGGCTGCTCCGGTCCGTAGCGTGAGAGATCCGGTTGCGCGAGTTCGATGTCCAGCAAATCCTGATGGCGGATCAGGTGCAGCGCGCCGGGTTCAGGCAAATCGCGTGCTTTCATCTCGAGGATGTTGGCGATGTACTCGCAACTGAAGGCGTGGAACGAGAGCCCATCCTGCAAGGCGCGCGCGAGGGCCTCGATGCCGTAGATCTCGCTCAGCGCGACGATCTTGCGCATGTGCTGCCGCGCATTGGCACGCCGTTGCTCGAGCCCTTCGTAATAGGCCTGAGCGTGAGGGCCCAGACTCAGGAAGCGCAGCATCAACCGCTGTTCGCGAGCATTGCGGCGTTGTGCGAGGAGTGCCTTCGGATGCTCGGGGTCCTCGATGTCCTGGCGGCGATCGTAGCTGCGGGCATGTCGGGCGATCAGCAAGTTGTCGTGGTAAATGCAGACCCGCTCGGGATAGGCTTTGAGCGTCACGCGCTCGCTTGCGTACTGTGCCGGCACGGAATAATGGTTGGTGTCCAACGCCACGCGAAACTGCTTGGACGCACGTACCGTCACGATGCGTGCAACGTCGTAGGGTAATGGATTGAGCGGTTTCAGATGGGCTTGTTCGGCGGCGAACAGATCGGCGGGTCGCTGATGCGTCTCACCGTGTATGCGCACATTGGCGATGGTGTCGAGCCAGAGTCGGGCCGCAGGGTTGATCGCGCTGAACTCGGATAGCTCGAGCCCGTTGAGGAGATTTTTTTTGACGTAACCAACACCGTTTTCCACCCGGCCTTTCTCGTTGCCCTTGCCGACGTTGCAGGCAACGATGTCGAAACCCCAGTGCCGCGCCGCATCGAGGTAGCGCGGATTGAACACTGGCGCCTCGCCCGCCAGGCGTTGCAGCACGGCGGACTTCAGATTGTCCACCATCACCTTCCTCGGGCAACCATGGATGGCTGCGAACGCGTGCTCATGGCACGCAAGGAAGTGCTCCATCGTCTGCGACACGGTGAATTCCACATACATCAGGCGGCTGTAGCACAACACCATGACGAAGAACGACAGTCGCCGCCGAGTCGAGCCGACGCCAATCGAGCCGTATTCGCCCCAGTCGATTTGCGCGCACTCGCCGGGGGCGAAGGCGAGCTTGAGGAACGCCTGGCGCCGCGGCGGACGAACCTTGTGCACATAGTCGCGCACGATCGTGTAGCCACCGTCAAAGCCAACTTCGCGCAAGCGCTGGAAGATCTGCTGCGCGCTGTACGGATGCCCGTCAAGCCAACGCACCACCTGCGCCTTGAACGGATCAAGTCGGCTGGCGCGTGGGGGCGATTGGCGGGGCCGGTACTGACCGGCCTTGAGCCATTTCGTCACGGTTTGCGGATGCAGCCCGAGCGCGCGCGCCGTTTGCGTAATCGTCAGGTGCTGCCGATCATGGCAATCGCGGATCTTGCAGTACGCCTCATAGTCAAGCATGGCGCTTGCCCAGCGCCGCGTGCAGCCGCTCGAGCTGCGTGGCCACATCCGGGTGGCCACGCGGGGACGCTGCCGACTCAGGAGGCGGCGCATCCAGCGCCAGCACCTGATACAGCGGCCTTTGCCAGGCGATCAAGCCAATACGGATCAGATCGTTGCGGGCCATCTCCAGACGCGCCGGCGCCATCGACAGGCGATGCACCAGCGACGTGTCCGCGTAATAGCTCAGGCCCTGGGCATCGGCGACAGTGACCAGAAACAGGTACAGCGCGGCGGCACACGCGTCACAGCGCTCGATATACCGCTCGCGCACCAGCCGGTGATCGACCCAGCTGAAGTGCGCCGGAATCTGCCGCATCCGCTCAGGGCAGATGACTCGCTTGATCGGCATGCTCGCGCCCCCCGCTCAAGATGTCCTTTCCCAGTTGTAGCAGTCGCCGGGTGCTGCGCGCGATGTCCTCTTGTAACGCACTGTCGGTTAAATGGGCGATCAGCCCAATCAGCACGGCCGGTTGCGCCGATAAGGCCTCTTGTAACGCCTCGCCCACTAAGAATGCGGATTCCTCTTTTATTTCAATGGCTTGCGTGCGGCAGTCATCTTGTAACGCACCGGCCGCTGGTGAGCCTGGATGCCGCCAGTACCCCGGATGCTCGCCACGCCAGCGCTGTACTCGCACGACGTTCTCCGCGCCGCGGAAGTAGTCCTGGTTCTCAGGTAGGGAAAGCCACCGGCGTTGACTGGCCGCCTTGCTCGCCTGACGGCACGCGGCTTGGCAGCAATACCGCTGGTGCCGCACATTGCGCGGATCCGGCCGGAACAACGTCCCGCAACCCAGGCACTTACGCTGTCTTTGGCGTGTCATGGACCGGCCCCTCCCTGGGGCCAGATCATGCGCCGCTGCGCGAGCTAAGCCCACGCAGCGCGCGCGAAGAACAGGCAGGGTCATCAGCACAGCCAAGGAAAAGACCGACGAAGAAGCGACGAAGAACCGAAGAAAAGCCAGGTTCTAGAGAGATGAATTTGGGCAAGAAAATG
It encodes:
- the xerC gene encoding site-specific tyrosine recombinase XerC; amino-acid sequence: MARVKQRLRRQREGGWRTQEKPDNALMAYVHLYVDWLAMTGCTPATQRTRQRGLEQFVKWFDTRGLSQPEEITRAVLETWQRHLYLHRKTDGHALAIRTQHTLLVAVKGLCRWLARQRYVQYNAGSELVLPRKPHALPKVVLSVAQVEALMGKPDLESVTGMRDRALLEVLYSTGMRRMEIAQLQLGDIDLDTRTIAIRQGKGRRDRFVPVGERACAWVERYLLEERTALVVHTEQWSLFLTDYGTAFTLGQLSAIVTRYMRRAGIDKGSCHALRHACATHMLDNGADVRFIQMLLGHADLTSTQIYTHVSIGKLREIHAATHPAGLDAASLPMGLPPGRSCH
- a CDS encoding type II toxin-antitoxin system HicB family antitoxin, which translates into the protein MNILSIDNYRAVVTYDPDTDMLRGEFLGLNGGADFYASDIPTLKTEGAKSLAVFLDVCRENGIDPVRHFSGRFNARIDPELHARAVETAAAEGISLNQLIERAIEHEVRT
- a CDS encoding type II toxin-antitoxin system HicA family toxin — encoded protein: MKRAHTKTLELIFARPVSANVRWADIEALFLELGATITEREGSRIAVVLFGQVQVYHRPHPRPTTDKGAIASVRKWLESNGVKP
- a CDS encoding toxin C-terminal domain-containing protein translates to MIGGVVHASVRDGRTPKTNLFRDAKQWKLASGKILSVMQAISRESLPDKGKRPARGECASKQTDLGLYYYKARMYSPTLGRFLQTDPVGYADDLNWYAYAGNNPINFSDPTGLAACSEKSALTDMALGGPPKLDSSGCISTGGPSVCLGVASVKEVSSALAGAVNSAVRAVSGPVYATTKEATAAAEALGFSKTSAVVNGQAVYRDGNRFITRDIDGHNGGAWKMADSVQNLMSKDTRLGTFGADLTYIGK
- a CDS encoding SymE family type I addiction module toxin, whose translation is MANANHKAAAGFPERSVKVQQSLRQAWPSHLNKPPKLYPWIKLSGLWIEHAGFLPGQQVRITVEHGKLIITAA
- a CDS encoding helix-turn-helix domain-containing protein → MAASLFSLGCVDMSVFAERLRLLRSARQITQARLAELLEVNPRVYNRWERGLATPQFDTVVRIADILQITLDELAGRTPAPAEPKIHNHELLNLYQQVDSLPDAEQQALILVIDSFVRKTQVQKVMNRRR
- a CDS encoding CHC2 zinc finger domain-containing protein, which encodes MARIPETELERMKAEVSVEQLVRAHGIELAKSGKDWRGRCPFHADGTPSLVVTPLKNLWHCFGCGIGGGPVDWVMKANGISFRHAVELLREGIPSLAAIGPVRSTVRVLESPVSVSADDAALLDQVVDYYHQTLKGSPEALAYLEKRGIAGAADHFKLGFANRTLGLRLPLKNRGAGDAIRSRLQHIGVIRESGHEHLNGSIVFNWRDEAGHVAGLYGRKIGEGLRAGTAYHLYLAGPRRGVFNAEGLRGQKEVILCESVIDALTFWCAGYRNVTASWGVEGFTADHLALIHELGLERVVIAYDRDEAGDAAAVKLAERLMEEGFGCYRLRFPHGLDANEYALKVSPAVKSLGVLIRSAEWLGNGKGPVRSVASMAVKSAVQEVQALRGNGDDAPAPAPLLVAKLAAKEEPEPEAVQAEVTQADVAQAEAPEIATVAASVAPAAPALALECVVSDAEIVFTLGAVRYRVRGFDAKAAGLLKVNVLASCREWFHVDTFDLYHAKARANYVARAAAELRLKEETVKADLGRMLLKLEMLQGAAAAPATGVQMSAADERAALGLLREPELLARILADFAACGVVGEETNKIVGYLAAVSRKLDAPLAVVIQSSSAAGKSSLMDAVLAFVPEEERIKYSAMTGQSLFYMGETNLKHKVLAICEEEGASRAAYALKLLQSDGELTIASTGKDAQTGNLVTQEYRVEGPVSIMLTTTAIEIDEELLNRCLILTVDEGREQTEAIHRLQRQKRTLGGLKLKTQKEQILALHRNAQRLLKPLAVVNPFADQLTFLSDKTRMRRDHEKYLTLIDTIALLHQHQREVKTVRHAGAELAYIEVMVADIASANALVHEVLGRSLDELPPVTRRVLEQIVCAVKGKPLPRESVRFSRREVREWTGASDTQARAHLERLVDLEYLLTHRGKRGQSFEYELVYDGDGSSATHLAGLLDIDTNQSSRGQEGVSGGVNFK
- the istB gene encoding IS21-like element helper ATPase IstB is translated as MTTKAQRNTTIAHPSELAIDPLRTQLTGLHLGYVLQHYEALATEAAAQHWSHVDYLANLIEGEAHQREDRSIARRVALARFPVLKTLDQFEWNWPSKINRLQIQNLFRLNFIEERANVIFLGGVGLGKSHLSIALGHTACLRGYSVLFATAVDIINSVNAAYAHGGLKRELRRYVKPRVLIVDELGYLPIDKQGADALFQIISQRYEHGATILSSNRAFKHWAEIFNHDSTLTSALLDRVLHHAETVVIEGKSYRMKDQSDPEPTT
- the istA gene encoding IS21 family transposase, with translation MLDYEAYCKIRDCHDRQHLTITQTARALGLHPQTVTKWLKAGQYRPRQSPPRASRLDPFKAQVVRWLDGHPYSAQQIFQRLREVGFDGGYTIVRDYVHKVRPPRRQAFLKLAFAPGECAQIDWGEYGSIGVGSTRRRLSFFVMVLCYSRLMYVEFTVSQTMEHFLACHEHAFAAIHGCPRKVMVDNLKSAVLQRLAGEAPVFNPRYLDAARHWGFDIVACNVGKGNEKGRVENGVGYVKKNLLNGLELSEFSAINPAARLWLDTIANVRIHGETHQRPADLFAAEQAHLKPLNPLPYDVARIVTVRASKQFRVALDTNHYSVPAQYASERVTLKAYPERVCIYHDNLLIARHARSYDRRQDIEDPEHPKALLAQRRNAREQRLMLRFLSLGPHAQAYYEGLEQRRANARQHMRKIVALSEIYGIEALARALQDGLSFHAFSCEYIANILEMKARDLPEPGALHLIRHQDLLDIELAQPDLSRYGPEQPHDDESST